The genomic interval AATGAATGGCATTCTAGAAGCTCTCACTCAAACAAGGGCTTCCTATACTGTACTAAACAGAATCAGTGGACATAGAGCATGTCCCCCTCCTGACGTTCCCCTAGCGGGGGAACTATCAATAGCGATTGTTGCTCCTTATGCCTGGTTCCGCTCAACTCTCCCTTCAGAGCTACCCTTGCCTGAAAGCGGAAGAGGTAGCTTACTAACCTACTGGAGTAAGTAGTCTTGTCCGAAAGCCTCAGGCGAAAAGACAGCTTAAAAGTAACAAGGTTCTGAAAGAAAGACAAGCCTTAAGGCAACTAAAGCTAGGAAGGTAGGTTAAAGTGACTAGTCTTTCTTATCCGAAAGCAAGCAAGACAACAAGGGAGGTTTTAGGCAACTCGCTGGTTTCGAGATGGGTTTCCTTGCGGGTGTGTCCACTTGTTTTCCTATTCAAGTTCTGGTTCCAATTTAAGAAAGTTCAGATTCTTATTGCCACTACTTAGCATACACTGGTTAAAAGGTTAAATGGTTCATTTTTCTTAACTTCAGATGAGTTAGGTTCTTTACGCAAAGAAGCCAGGCGAAAAGCGCACACGAAGATTATAAATAATATGTTAAAATCGAATCATCGACAAGATGTTTATCAGAGAGATTTTATTATGGGATACAATCGAAGGGCTCATAAAATGAAAAACTTGAGAAGTAAGGGAATATCGATGGCCTTTGTTGAACAGAGAGCGAACGGACGGCAAGTGACTTTGATCTCATGCTGGCCTTTACTTCGGCTACTAATAAGGGGGTTGGGGTTTGACAAATCAAGACTGGGGCTTCGTTTAGCCGCCTATGTAGTAAGAAAAACTCTGAGTTTGACGTTGAATAGCCATAGTGAGTTCATCACCAGTGGCATAAGCAAAGGAGGCATATGCGGTGGGGAGAAAGGCAATTTACCTCACTTCTTACAATTCCAGTTGAACCCGCAACAAAGCCAGCGTTGCTTTCGTGGGATCAACTGCTCGTTTTCGATATAGAACTGGATAATCAAAAACAGCTTCTCTTTTTTTTTTTTGGAATCGAGCGAGATGATATGCTGAAACGGGTGCTAGCTTGAAAACCGCCGCAGAACGAAGCAACGCTGTCGGTTGAGGCCTCACCGGGCTTTCATAAATCAGTCTCTCAACAATCAGTATTTCTTATGAATAGTAGGGCACTGAGGGAGAACTTATCGACGACAAAAAAGACGAGGTTTCTGTTGGAGGGTCCCTGACGCCCCGAGTCAAATGGAATTGAAAAGACTTTTTTTATATTTATAAACAAGGTGGCATCTCGAAAGTGCCGCTAGTCGGTTTAATCATGGAACGTCCAAAAAGCCTGGTCAAATGCGAACATTATTATTATAATAATATGCCCTAGAACATCTTATTGAATTGAGTGAGAGGTCCCTTTCTTTCCTACTACTGAACCCGGAAATTGCGTAGATTGCTTTGCTTGGGATTCCCTAAGTAACCAAACCAATCCCTGTCATTTCACACGGAAAATGGTCTGTTTTGAGCGTTTGAAGTGGACGAACAATCAGCGTACGTAATCGAGTTTCATGCCATCATGTCTTTCTGCCCAGCAGCGCTGGAAACCGCTTTCATGCGTCTTGGTTGTTGGTGGAGAAGAAAACCCGCCTGAAAACAAAGATTCTATTTTCAATAGTTTCAAAGGCTTGAAGGAGCGTAGCCTTATTCAAAAGGAATTGATAGGAAGACTTTTCTCTCTCCGATTATCTCCTACAATAAGATAAGAGGTAAGAAGGAAGGAAGACTGTTTATGAATAGCCCTTTTCAGTTCCAATGCGCGGAATCGAAAAAAAGACTATCTTTCTTTCGGGGTCATAGATCAGAGAATTCCCTCTTTCAAGCTTCCTTACAGGCAGAAGAGTTAGCAAAGGTACAGACAGCCCGATCTAGCCAGTGAGCAAGCATGTCCGCTTTCGATTCAATATCTTTCTTAACACCCGGAAAATTATATGCCTCTATAGTAGCCTGCAATGGAATGCAGCTATTTCTGACGGATAGCTATGTTAGCTAGGCCACCTGCCTGATCAGGGTTTCCATCCGAACTAGTGCCTTAAGCAGGAAGGCAAATGAAATTATGTGGTATGGTATCGTATATAAGAGAAAGCTTGCTTTTAGGAGTGATCTTTCGCCTTTATTGAGGAGATATAAAACAAGCTTACTTACTAATAAAGCGGCAAGAAGCACCTTCTTTCTCAAAGTCAACTTTCTCCCTTTTTACTAGTAGTTGAGTGCTCATTGTTGTTCGGATCTTGACCGGATCCGAGCTTCCCAAGCTCTATGCTGTTGGGGAACTCTGCAAGGGTCTTACCACCTTCTTGATTGACTATATTTGAGTCTTTGGAGTACTTTAGGATTATATTCCGCGCCGAGGATTTGTGCTTGTGGGCCGGGGTGAATATTGCAGACCAGCGGATCTGGTGGTCGACAATCGTTCGGACTTGGTAAAGGTTGTCGCAGCACCTGTAGTAGGACAGAGGACTTATCGCGATGCCCGCGGACCAATTTACGATGTCTCCGTCGCTGACGTTCGTCAAGCAGGCCACGTGGATTGGCCAGGGTCTTCTTCGGCTAATGAGACCTCGATCCCGAAGCCTTCGAAGTATCTTTTTGATAGGTGCCTCTATTTGTATGGGGAATTCGCTGCTGATAGATCTCGCCCAGTGTCCCCCTCCTTCCCCCGCCGCCTTCCGACCCGCGGGAGTATACAATGACAATGTCGGGGCATGAGTGCCCGATCGTGAGACTACCTGTTGAACGTCCGATGGCACCTTGCTCCGACCTGAGCTATGCAACAACGAGATCTCCCTTGATCCTTGCCGTATGTGCTTGACGGCCCCCCATAAGACGCTCACTTGGGGACTTCTTACTCCAGCTGTTCCAAGAGTCTCCGCTAGTTGAACCGCGTCCAGTAGACTCCCTGTTCCGCTCATCCCCTTCGTCAGCTCTTTGATCGGGATACTATTACCTAGGTTCCTAAACTTTGAATGGATGGCGGAGCGTAGGTGGCAAGCAGTTATATGGATACGGTGCTTTACCCGTAGACGCTTCTCCAGCTCTCGCAAGAATTGTATGGGAGTCGCCCTCGGAGGGACTTCCCGAATGACCGTACCGAGGAATTCTACCGTACTCCGTGCAGCTATGGTTGTTGATCCTGCAGAGTCTACCCAAAGGTTCAAGCCAGATTGTAGGAAGTGGGCGATACGTTTTTGTATTTCTATGAGAAGCTCGACGGAACCCACGATTCCCAGTAGTAAGTCGTCGGCATATCGCGCGTAACAAATCCTTATTAAGTAATAGGTTTTTAAGGGGGCCAGCTTACGGGCCAGGCCTCTCTCTGACCTGATAACAAGTATCGCCTCCCCGCCCAGCTCTATCAGCGGGCCCTTTCTTTTGCAATACTTAAAAGAGTCTCTCATGGCCCAATTATTATTACAGCGTTCTCTACCATAGAATTCGGACTTCCGGGTAAACCCGGCGGCTTCTATGAAGAAGGCGGCGCAAAGGAGGCTCGAGGGCTTG from Nicotiana sylvestris cultivar TW 137 mitochondrion, complete genome carries:
- the mat-R gene encoding maturase-related protein, yielding MKEAIRMVLESIYDLEFPDTSHFRSGRGFHSVLRRIKEEWGTSRWFLEFDIRKCFHTIDRHRLIPIFKEEIDDPKFFYPIQKVFSAGRLVGGEKGPYSVPHSVLLSALPGNIYLHKLDQEIGRIRQKYEIPIVQRIRSVLLRTGRIDDQEKSSEEASFNAPQDNRAIIVGRLKSIQRKAAFHSLVSSWHTPPTSTPRLRGDQKTPFVFHPSSALAAFLNKPSSLLCAAFFIEAAGFTRKSEFYGRERCNNNWAMRDSFKYCKRKGPLIELGGEAILVIRSERGLARKLAPLKTYYLIRICYARYADDLLLGIVGSVELLIEIQKRIAHFLQSGLNLWVDSAGSTTIAARSTVEFLGTVIREVPPRATPIQFLRELEKRLRVKHRIHITACHLRSAIHSKFRNLGNSIPIKELTKGMSGTGSLLDAVQLAETLGTAGVRSPQVSVLWGAVKHIRQGSREISLLHSSGRSKVPSDVQQVVSRSGTHAPTLSLYTPAGRKAAGEGGGHWARSISSEFPIQIEAPIKKILRRLRDRGLISRRRPWPIHVACLTNVSDGDIVNWSAGIAISPLSYYRCCDNLYQVRTIVDHQIRWSAIFTPAHKHKSSARNIILKYSKDSNIVNQEGGKTLAEFPNSIELGKLGSGQDPNNNEHSTTSKKGES